One part of the Aliivibrio fischeri ATCC 7744 = JCM 18803 = DSM 507 genome encodes these proteins:
- the ilvN gene encoding acetolactate synthase small subunit — MRHIISLLLENEPGSLSRVVGLFSQRGYNIESLTVSPTEDQTLSRLNITTASDAMELEQIQKQLHKLIDVIKVQEVTEADYVERELLLVKVKASGFARAEVKRTADIFRGQIVDVTSSLYTIQLAGTSEKLDAFISAVSEVTDVVEVARSGVVGIARGDKALKV; from the coding sequence ATGAGACATATTATTTCACTATTATTAGAGAATGAGCCGGGTTCTTTATCACGTGTTGTTGGCTTATTTTCTCAGCGTGGATACAACATTGAATCTTTAACGGTATCTCCAACTGAAGATCAAACATTATCGCGATTAAATATCACAACAGCCAGTGATGCGATGGAGTTGGAGCAAATTCAAAAACAGCTTCATAAATTAATTGATGTCATCAAAGTTCAAGAAGTGACAGAAGCAGATTATGTTGAGCGTGAATTATTACTGGTAAAAGTAAAAGCAAGTGGCTTTGCTCGAGCGGAAGTTAAGCGTACCGCTGATATTTTTCGTGGCCAAATTGTTGATGTAACCAGCTCGCTCTATACCATTCAATTAGCAGGTACGTCTGAAAAGTTAGATGCGTTTATTTCGGCGGTATCAGAGGTTACAGATGTGGTAGAAGTTGCTCGAAGCGGTGTGGTTGGTATTGCTCGTGGAGACAAGGCATTAAAAGTATAA
- a CDS encoding outer membrane beta-barrel protein: MKRIFLPLLISTASFYTLANDNMDISQPKISGFYAGVGFGSFGYSEEDSWGYSNNPISAEADGNSTKVYLGYQFNKIVGIEGTYTNYGTAKAKVGNYSMKPTSISLAANLGYTFANGIRPFGLVGMSNLDLNQSEELLTDDSGAAFKFGFGVEYTPKALGGVQFRAAYEMDMYAVEYLDYQSGTGLTTETNLYALDSLYVGASYKF, translated from the coding sequence ATGAAACGAATATTTCTTCCTCTCCTTATCTCTACCGCCTCTTTCTACACGCTTGCTAACGATAATATGGACATATCTCAGCCCAAAATCAGCGGCTTTTATGCCGGGGTAGGTTTTGGTTCATTTGGTTACTCTGAAGAAGATTCTTGGGGCTATAGTAATAACCCTATTTCAGCAGAAGCGGATGGTAACTCAACAAAAGTCTATCTAGGGTACCAATTCAATAAAATTGTCGGGATTGAAGGGACATACACTAATTATGGTACAGCTAAAGCGAAGGTTGGTAATTATTCAATGAAACCCACCTCTATTTCCTTAGCGGCAAACTTAGGTTATACCTTTGCAAATGGTATTAGACCCTTTGGACTCGTTGGTATGTCGAATTTAGATTTGAATCAAAGTGAAGAGTTACTCACTGACGATAGCGGAGCCGCTTTTAAGTTTGGATTTGGCGTTGAATACACCCCAAAAGCATTAGGTGGAGTTCAATTTAGAGCCGCTTATGAAATGGATATGTATGCTGTTGAATATCTTGATTATCAAAGTGGTACAGGACTAACAACAGAAACAAACTTATATGCCTTAGACTCTTTATATGTCGGTGCTTCATATAAATTTTAA
- the pykF gene encoding pyruvate kinase PykF: protein MKKTKIVCTIGPKTESVEKLTELANAGMNVMRLNFSHGDFAEHGQRIDNVRQVMKNTGKQLAILLDTKGPEIRTIKLENGDDVALVAGQDFTFTTDTSVVGNKDVVAVTYPGFANDLEVGNTILVDDGLIEMEVVATTETEVKCKVLNNGDLGENKGVNLPGVSVQLPALSEKDKADLKFGCEQGVDFVAASFIRKEEDVKEIRELLVANGGENIQIISKIENQEGVDNFDSILEASDGIMVARGDLGVEIPVEEVIFAQKMMIEKCNRARKVVITATQMLDSMIKNPRPTRAEAGDVANAIMDGTDAVMLSGESAKGKYPVEAVTIMAQICARTDAALKAELGSRLDSPRLRITEAVCKGAVDTAEKLNAPVIVVATEAGKSARSIRKYFPTAKIIAVTTNTKTAAQLCLSKGITPMIVDSIDSTDAFYLRGKELALESGIGAKGDIVVMVSGALVPSGTTNTASVHVL, encoded by the coding sequence ATGAAAAAGACCAAAATCGTTTGTACGATCGGCCCAAAAACTGAATCAGTTGAAAAACTAACTGAACTAGCAAATGCTGGTATGAACGTTATGCGCCTAAACTTCTCACACGGCGACTTCGCAGAACACGGCCAACGTATTGATAACGTACGTCAAGTAATGAAAAACACTGGCAAACAACTTGCTATTCTTCTTGATACTAAAGGTCCTGAAATCCGCACAATCAAACTAGAAAACGGCGACGACGTTGCTCTAGTTGCAGGTCAAGATTTCACATTCACAACAGATACTTCAGTTGTTGGTAACAAAGACGTTGTTGCTGTAACTTACCCAGGTTTCGCAAACGACCTTGAAGTTGGTAACACTATCCTTGTTGATGATGGTCTAATCGAAATGGAAGTTGTTGCGACAACTGAAACTGAAGTTAAGTGTAAAGTTCTTAACAACGGTGACCTAGGCGAAAACAAAGGTGTTAACCTTCCTGGCGTTTCTGTTCAACTTCCTGCTCTATCTGAAAAAGATAAAGCTGACCTTAAATTTGGTTGTGAGCAAGGTGTTGATTTCGTAGCTGCTTCTTTCATCCGTAAAGAAGAAGACGTTAAAGAAATCCGTGAACTACTTGTTGCTAATGGCGGCGAGAACATTCAAATCATCTCTAAGATTGAAAACCAAGAAGGTGTTGATAACTTCGATTCAATCCTAGAAGCTTCTGACGGTATCATGGTTGCTCGTGGTGACCTTGGTGTTGAAATCCCAGTTGAAGAAGTAATCTTCGCTCAGAAGATGATGATCGAGAAATGTAACCGTGCACGTAAAGTTGTAATCACTGCAACTCAAATGCTTGATTCTATGATCAAAAACCCACGTCCAACTCGTGCTGAAGCGGGCGACGTTGCGAACGCAATCATGGATGGTACTGATGCTGTAATGCTTTCAGGTGAATCTGCTAAAGGTAAATACCCAGTAGAAGCTGTAACTATCATGGCTCAAATCTGTGCTCGTACTGATGCAGCTCTTAAAGCAGAACTAGGTTCTCGTCTAGATAGCCCACGTCTACGTATCACTGAAGCGGTATGTAAAGGTGCAGTAGATACAGCTGAGAAACTAAACGCTCCTGTTATCGTTGTTGCAACTGAAGCTGGTAAATCAGCTCGTTCAATCCGTAAGTACTTCCCAACAGCTAAAATCATCGCTGTAACTACTAATACTAAGACTGCTGCACAACTATGTCTTTCTAAAGGTATTACTCCAATGATCGTTGATTCTATCGATAGCACTGACGCATTCTACCTACGTGGTAAAGAGTTAGCTCTTGAATCAGGTATTGGCGCTAAAGGCGATATCGTTGTTATGGTTTCTGGTGCTCTAGTTCCATCTGGTACTACAAACACAGCTTCTGTACACGTTCTATAA
- a CDS encoding GntR family transcriptional regulator: MSSLTLTDKVSKMIYKDILSGKLKPGQKLVVAELKERYNVGASPIREALVQLSWNKYVKLEPQKGCWVASISLDELKELFESLRTISQVLLAKAIANGNENWELNVLTSFHKLSKIELKDAELEKLREWEDRYTHFHNALLEGAKSPIMYQFYQDISNQITRYRHLNNNPQVISETYAQYLEEHETMMKFTLSRDSEQATKHLNNHYSKAIDLISGYFSA; encoded by the coding sequence ATGTCTAGCTTAACTCTCACAGATAAAGTTTCAAAAATGATCTACAAAGATATTCTCTCAGGGAAATTAAAACCTGGTCAGAAGTTGGTCGTTGCTGAACTAAAAGAACGTTATAACGTAGGAGCATCTCCTATTCGTGAAGCTCTAGTTCAATTATCTTGGAATAAATACGTCAAACTTGAACCTCAAAAAGGATGTTGGGTTGCTTCAATTTCACTTGATGAACTTAAAGAACTGTTTGAGAGTTTGCGAACTATCAGCCAAGTTTTATTAGCTAAAGCTATCGCTAATGGGAATGAAAATTGGGAATTAAATGTATTAACCAGTTTCCATAAACTAAGTAAGATTGAATTAAAAGATGCGGAGTTAGAAAAGTTAAGAGAATGGGAAGATCGATATACTCACTTCCACAACGCACTACTAGAGGGTGCTAAATCTCCTATCATGTATCAATTCTACCAAGATATATCGAATCAAATCACACGTTACCGACATCTAAATAATAATCCTCAAGTAATTAGTGAAACTTATGCTCAATACTTAGAAGAGCATGAAACCATGATGAAATTCACTTTATCACGCGACTCAGAGCAAGCAACAAAGCATTTAAATAACCATTATTCAAAAGCTATTGATCTTATATCGGGTTACTTTTCTGCTTAA
- a CDS encoding AMP-dependent synthetase/ligase has product MTIQNLHIVKEIRQHIANKPNDTAMRERQCSILIDTQCSAWSDITWGEFGEQMDKLSLALLAHGLKVQEKVGIFSNNMPRWTVADFASMQLRSVPVPIYPTNTPTQAAYIINDADIRILFVGEQAQYNAAVVIFEQCPQLTHIVALSDDIDLNDHEAGISWNDFIAKADEAHQSELLTRLDEAKMDDLITLIYTSGTTGEPKGVMLDYENIASQLEGHNTRLALTEQDVSLCFLPLSHVFERAWTFYVLYKGATNCYLPNTNLIKEALTEVKPTVMCAVPRFYEKIFSTVHEKVSRAPAHRKVMFTWAVNMGAKMSACQQEGKEPSWILKQSYKVADKLVLSKLRMILGGNINFMPCGGAKLDVTIGRFFHALGVNVKLGYGMTETTATISCWEDGKFHPDSIGTLMPGAEVKIGENSEILVRGPMVMKGYYNKPEETESNFTEDGFLKTGDAGEFDADGNLYITDRIKELMKTSGGKYIAPQVIEGAIGKDHFIEQIAVIADTRKFVSALIVPCYDALEEYAKELNIAYHDRMELVKHSEIVEMLEKRVANLQKELARFEQVKKFTLLSKEFSMDKGELTPTQKLRRKVINERYQDEIEEMYDEKKEKKDK; this is encoded by the coding sequence ATGACTATTCAAAACCTACATATTGTAAAAGAGATCCGCCAACATATCGCAAATAAGCCAAATGACACGGCAATGCGTGAGCGTCAATGCAGTATTTTAATTGATACGCAATGCTCTGCATGGAGTGATATTACGTGGGGAGAATTTGGTGAGCAAATGGATAAGCTATCATTAGCTTTACTTGCCCATGGATTGAAAGTACAAGAAAAAGTAGGAATTTTCTCTAATAACATGCCTCGTTGGACTGTTGCTGATTTTGCCTCAATGCAATTACGTTCAGTACCCGTTCCTATTTACCCAACAAATACGCCAACGCAAGCCGCATACATTATTAACGATGCGGATATTCGTATTTTGTTTGTTGGTGAACAAGCACAATATAACGCTGCTGTTGTTATTTTCGAACAGTGCCCGCAATTAACTCATATTGTTGCTTTAAGTGATGATATCGATTTAAACGATCATGAAGCGGGTATTTCATGGAATGACTTTATTGCAAAAGCTGATGAAGCACATCAAAGCGAACTATTAACTCGTCTTGATGAAGCAAAAATGGATGATCTTATAACGTTAATCTATACATCAGGAACCACGGGTGAGCCTAAAGGGGTAATGTTAGATTATGAAAACATTGCTTCTCAATTAGAAGGACATAACACTCGCTTAGCGTTAACAGAGCAAGACGTTTCTTTGTGTTTTTTACCGTTATCACATGTATTTGAACGTGCATGGACTTTTTATGTTTTGTACAAAGGAGCAACTAACTGCTACCTACCAAATACAAATCTAATTAAGGAAGCCTTAACAGAGGTTAAGCCTACTGTTATGTGTGCGGTTCCACGCTTCTATGAGAAGATTTTCTCAACGGTTCATGAAAAGGTATCTCGTGCGCCTGCACATCGTAAAGTGATGTTTACTTGGGCGGTCAATATGGGCGCTAAGATGTCAGCTTGTCAACAAGAAGGCAAAGAACCATCATGGATATTGAAACAGTCTTATAAGGTTGCAGATAAGTTAGTTCTATCAAAACTTCGCATGATCTTAGGTGGTAATATTAACTTTATGCCATGTGGTGGCGCTAAACTGGATGTGACTATTGGTCGTTTCTTCCATGCTCTTGGCGTGAATGTGAAACTAGGTTATGGCATGACAGAAACAACCGCTACGATTTCATGCTGGGAGGATGGTAAATTCCACCCTGATTCAATCGGTACGTTAATGCCAGGTGCTGAAGTTAAAATTGGTGAAAACAGCGAAATCCTAGTTCGTGGCCCAATGGTCATGAAAGGTTACTACAATAAACCTGAAGAAACAGAGAGTAACTTCACTGAAGATGGTTTCTTAAAAACCGGTGATGCTGGTGAGTTTGATGCCGATGGTAACTTATACATTACTGACCGTATTAAAGAGTTAATGAAAACATCTGGTGGTAAATACATTGCACCTCAAGTTATCGAAGGCGCAATTGGTAAGGACCACTTTATTGAACAGATTGCTGTTATTGCTGATACGCGTAAATTCGTATCTGCGTTAATTGTTCCTTGTTATGACGCTCTAGAAGAGTACGCAAAGGAGCTGAACATTGCTTATCATGATCGCATGGAGCTTGTGAAGCACAGTGAAATTGTTGAAATGCTTGAAAAGCGTGTGGCTAATTTGCAAAAAGAGCTAGCTCGTTTTGAGCAAGTGAAGAAATTTACTTTATTATCTAAAGAGTTCTCTATGGATAAAGGTGAGTTGACACCAACACAAAAACTGCGTCGTAAAGTAATCAATGAGCGTTATCAAGACGAGATTGAAGAAATGTACGATGAAAAAAAAGAGAAGAAAGATAAGTAA
- a CDS encoding sensor domain-containing diguanylate cyclase, with protein MHYKKTKAATYSAAVYMIFSLFIFLYLYSDYQKKKLIAVEQIQNESTRQLAYTHNEFNELSIRISNTLELLADSRPLYDYFIHPSERVTNTVESSWLKLVALEKFFSRLELIDDEGNYLLSIVYSNDNKQAVKQHPTSLSVNHSLLDKLTPLPKGQAFSEGVRLNEALAVSGVYEPLMQVAIPIDISGKRKGYILAELNASIIINVVKFSPTLSISPAMINQDGYYLLSDDNQNMLGHLVSERVGKTLKIQKPALWSVMSKQKEGSLSLDDGIYSFYRFDMEKEIPNKKMYFLLYYPTYEVNVLFELIRVEIMEEAAIIFLLLSLIVIPFGILLSFWDNSNLESQLAKSALEGMSAVVITDKHRRILKVNPAFTSISGFSASEVIGKNTFDVLLSESENIDKRLNTWKQVEELGAWQGELDVLSKNKRKLSLLVRIQSVKSKRKATQYYIISYIDITKRKELEKELRYLSEKDVLSGCWNRRKFEFELENQTLLTQRYYPVHQCCLAILDIDLFKRINDTKGHDVGDQVIRLVSDILNNGSRETDFVARIGGEEFAIIMPHTTLIDAEMVINRLRVAVSQLEEYHVTISGGLTDLGRSKKDAYKCADLALYESKTNGRNQVSICSSLEDLA; from the coding sequence ATGCATTATAAAAAAACGAAAGCTGCAACCTATTCAGCTGCTGTATATATGATCTTTTCCTTATTTATTTTTTTATACTTATATAGTGATTATCAAAAAAAGAAATTGATTGCGGTTGAACAAATTCAGAATGAATCAACACGTCAATTAGCTTATACACATAATGAATTTAATGAGTTATCGATCCGGATATCTAATACATTAGAGCTTCTTGCTGACAGTCGACCTTTATATGATTATTTTATACATCCTTCAGAAAGAGTAACAAATACTGTCGAATCATCATGGTTGAAATTGGTGGCACTGGAAAAGTTTTTTTCTCGATTAGAACTCATTGATGATGAAGGAAACTATTTACTTTCTATCGTTTATTCAAATGATAATAAGCAAGCAGTGAAACAACACCCCACTTCTCTTTCTGTTAATCATTCTTTGCTTGATAAGTTAACTCCATTACCTAAAGGGCAGGCTTTCTCTGAAGGCGTAAGATTAAATGAAGCATTGGCTGTTTCTGGAGTTTATGAGCCGCTAATGCAAGTTGCTATTCCTATTGATATATCAGGGAAGAGAAAGGGATATATTCTTGCAGAGCTGAATGCATCCATCATTATCAACGTAGTAAAATTCTCTCCTACATTGAGTATTTCTCCTGCCATGATCAATCAAGATGGTTATTATCTTTTATCTGATGATAATCAAAACATGCTTGGGCATCTTGTTAGTGAACGAGTGGGTAAAACACTAAAAATTCAAAAGCCTGCATTATGGAGTGTAATGTCGAAACAAAAAGAAGGAAGCTTATCACTTGATGATGGTATTTATTCTTTTTATCGTTTTGATATGGAAAAAGAAATTCCAAATAAAAAAATGTATTTTTTACTCTATTACCCCACTTATGAAGTGAATGTTTTATTTGAATTAATTCGTGTTGAAATAATGGAAGAAGCGGCAATCATTTTTCTATTATTAAGCCTTATCGTTATTCCTTTTGGGATTCTACTTAGTTTTTGGGATAACTCTAATTTAGAAAGTCAGTTAGCCAAATCTGCATTAGAAGGTATGTCTGCTGTTGTTATCACTGATAAACATAGACGAATTTTAAAGGTGAATCCTGCATTTACTTCAATTAGTGGTTTCTCTGCAAGTGAAGTCATAGGAAAAAATACTTTCGATGTATTGCTATCTGAGAGTGAAAATATTGATAAACGTCTAAATACATGGAAGCAAGTTGAAGAGCTTGGTGCTTGGCAGGGGGAGCTCGATGTACTGAGTAAAAATAAGAGAAAGCTAAGCCTACTGGTTCGTATTCAATCTGTGAAAAGTAAAAGAAAAGCGACTCAGTATTATATTATTTCCTATATTGATATTACTAAGCGTAAAGAGCTAGAAAAAGAATTGCGCTATTTAAGCGAAAAAGACGTTCTTTCTGGCTGTTGGAATCGTAGAAAATTTGAATTTGAATTAGAGAATCAGACTTTATTAACTCAGCGTTATTACCCAGTGCATCAGTGCTGTCTTGCCATATTAGATATTGATCTATTTAAACGAATTAATGATACAAAAGGGCATGACGTTGGTGATCAAGTTATACGTTTAGTTTCTGATATCTTAAATAATGGGAGTCGAGAAACGGATTTTGTGGCTAGGATAGGTGGGGAAGAGTTTGCCATTATAATGCCTCATACCACGTTGATAGACGCTGAAATGGTGATAAATAGATTGCGAGTAGCTGTTTCTCAATTAGAGGAATATCACGTAACAATAAGTGGTGGCCTAACTGATTTAGGTCGTTCAAAAAAAGACGCTTATAAGTGTGCGGATCTCGCGTTATATGAATCAAAAACTAATGGGCGAAATCAAGTGTCGATTTGTTCTAGTTTGGAAGATTTAGCATAA
- a CDS encoding long-chain-fatty-acid--CoA ligase, with product MYNLANNLERNATFRPNNIALIFQELKITYQELNQKVNAIADHLSQLNIKPNEKIALSCPNTPEFVIAYYAIQKIGAVVVPLNVMLKGEEVAYHLKDSDAVALISYQGSDAMPIGQFGYEGYTKADFCEHFILIETAPVSEKPAEAHSFDQWLETGRKTFETVYRSAEDSCVILYTSGTTGAAKGAELSQSNMLCNAQACQALTNQKGTDVSIAILPLFHTFGQSLIMNTSILAGSALVLIPRFVPKTVVQQIHEHKVTHLAGVPTMFIGLLAYAEKHPGAYLKEIAQTLKVAISGGASMPVEVLKQFEEKLQVPVIEGYGLSESSPVAAFNHLEFERKPGSIGQPLPGVTMKVVDKNGHDVPNGQEGELVIRGHNVMKGYYKKPQETAKTIVNGWLHTGDIVRFDDEGYIYVVDRLKELIISGGYNIYPREVEEVYMTHPSVHLVAVIGVEHPRFGEEVKAFVILKEGHSISEKELMKWSRQHLADYKCPKHLDIVEALPMTATGKILKRMLK from the coding sequence ATGTACAATTTAGCCAATAATCTTGAGCGTAACGCGACTTTTCGTCCAAACAACATTGCTTTAATCTTTCAAGAGCTAAAAATTACTTACCAAGAACTAAATCAAAAAGTAAACGCGATTGCAGATCACCTAAGTCAGTTAAATATTAAACCAAATGAAAAAATAGCCCTCTCTTGCCCTAACACACCAGAATTCGTTATTGCCTATTATGCCATTCAAAAAATAGGAGCCGTTGTTGTTCCTTTAAATGTCATGCTAAAAGGCGAAGAAGTGGCTTATCACTTAAAAGATTCAGATGCTGTAGCTCTTATTTCATATCAAGGTTCTGATGCGATGCCTATCGGCCAATTTGGTTACGAAGGCTATACTAAAGCTGATTTTTGTGAGCATTTTATTCTTATCGAAACCGCTCCTGTATCTGAAAAGCCAGCCGAAGCACACTCTTTTGATCAATGGTTAGAAACGGGTAGAAAAACCTTCGAAACCGTTTATCGCTCAGCAGAAGATAGCTGCGTAATCCTATACACATCAGGCACAACAGGTGCAGCAAAAGGAGCAGAGCTTAGCCAAAGTAATATGCTATGTAATGCTCAAGCTTGCCAAGCATTAACTAACCAAAAAGGTACAGATGTAAGTATTGCGATCTTGCCTCTTTTCCACACTTTCGGCCAATCATTAATAATGAACACTTCCATCCTTGCTGGTAGTGCTTTAGTTCTTATTCCTCGCTTTGTTCCAAAAACAGTGGTTCAGCAAATACATGAGCATAAAGTAACTCACTTAGCAGGTGTTCCAACTATGTTTATTGGCTTGTTAGCCTATGCAGAAAAACATCCGGGGGCTTACCTTAAAGAAATTGCACAAACATTGAAAGTTGCGATCTCCGGTGGTGCCTCTATGCCTGTGGAAGTTCTAAAACAATTTGAAGAGAAACTACAGGTACCGGTTATCGAAGGTTACGGTTTATCTGAATCTTCACCAGTAGCTGCATTTAACCACCTAGAGTTTGAACGCAAGCCGGGAAGTATTGGCCAACCATTACCGGGGGTAACCATGAAAGTCGTCGACAAAAATGGTCATGACGTTCCAAACGGTCAAGAAGGTGAATTAGTGATTCGTGGTCATAACGTAATGAAAGGTTATTACAAGAAACCACAAGAAACAGCAAAAACAATCGTCAATGGTTGGCTTCATACTGGTGATATTGTTCGCTTTGATGATGAAGGATATATCTATGTTGTTGATCGTTTAAAAGAACTGATCATTAGCGGTGGTTACAATATTTACCCAAGAGAAGTAGAAGAAGTGTATATGACACACCCTTCTGTTCACCTTGTGGCTGTTATTGGTGTTGAGCACCCTCGCTTTGGTGAAGAAGTGAAAGCCTTTGTCATTCTAAAAGAAGGACACTCTATTTCAGAAAAAGAATTAATGAAATGGAGTCGTCAGCATTTAGCTGATTATAAATGTCCTAAACATCTTGATATTGTTGAAGCTTTACCAATGACAGCAACCGGTAAAATTCTAAAAAGAATGCTGAAATAA
- a CDS encoding acetolactate synthase 3 large subunit: MEMLSGSEMIVQSLIDEGVEHIFGYPGGSVLDIYDALHMKSDVIQHVLVRHEQAATHMADGYARATGKPGVVLVCSGPGATNTITGIATAYMDSIPMVVLSGNVPTNMIGNDAFQECDMVGVSRPVVKHSFLVKKAEDIPETLKKAFYIASTGRPGPVVIDIPKDVMNPAIKFSYQYPESMKMRSYNPTTSGHKGQIKKGLKTLLEAKKPVLYVGGGAIISSAEKQILKLAETLNLPVVSTLMGLGAFPGTHKNALGMLGMHGKYEANMAMHNADLIFGVGVRFDDRTTNNLEKYCPNATIMHIDIDPSSISKNVRVDVPIVGSAEIVLDSMLKLLVEQGGTNDEAALATWWEEIGVWQERNCLAYETSPDRIKPQQVIETLHKLTNGDAYVASDVGQHQMFAALYYPFNKPRRWINSGGLGTMGFGLPAALGVKFTHPDEVVVCVTGDGSIQMNIQELSTALQYDIPVKIINLNNRFLGMVKQWQDIIYQGRHSNSYMSSVPDFAAIAEAYGHVGIRINHPDELESGLEKALSLKDRLVFVDINVDETEHVYPMQIKGEAMDKMWLSKTERT, from the coding sequence ATGGAAATGTTATCTGGTTCAGAGATGATCGTACAATCTCTGATTGATGAAGGTGTTGAGCACATATTTGGCTACCCTGGTGGCTCTGTGTTGGATATATATGATGCGTTGCACATGAAAAGTGATGTGATTCAGCATGTACTTGTAAGACATGAGCAAGCAGCTACGCATATGGCTGATGGCTATGCGAGAGCAACAGGAAAGCCTGGTGTCGTTCTTGTGTGTTCTGGTCCAGGTGCAACCAATACCATTACAGGTATCGCCACTGCTTATATGGACTCAATCCCAATGGTTGTTCTTTCTGGCAACGTTCCTACTAATATGATCGGTAACGATGCTTTTCAAGAATGTGACATGGTTGGTGTCTCTCGACCAGTAGTCAAACACAGCTTCTTAGTTAAGAAAGCCGAAGATATCCCTGAAACCCTTAAAAAAGCCTTTTATATTGCTTCTACAGGCCGTCCAGGCCCTGTGGTAATTGATATCCCTAAAGATGTAATGAATCCTGCTATTAAGTTTTCATATCAATACCCTGAATCCATGAAGATGCGTTCGTATAATCCAACAACATCTGGTCATAAAGGACAGATTAAAAAAGGATTAAAAACATTATTAGAGGCTAAGAAGCCTGTTTTGTATGTTGGTGGTGGCGCGATAATTTCTTCTGCAGAAAAACAAATTCTTAAATTAGCTGAGACTCTTAATTTACCTGTTGTAAGTACCTTGATGGGATTGGGGGCTTTTCCTGGCACTCATAAAAATGCACTTGGCATGTTAGGTATGCATGGTAAGTATGAAGCTAATATGGCTATGCATAACGCAGATCTTATTTTTGGTGTTGGGGTTCGTTTTGATGATAGAACCACCAATAACTTAGAGAAATATTGTCCGAATGCCACGATCATGCATATCGACATTGATCCATCGTCGATTTCAAAGAATGTTCGAGTTGATGTTCCAATTGTTGGCTCTGCAGAGATCGTTCTTGATTCTATGCTAAAGCTATTGGTGGAGCAGGGAGGAACAAATGATGAGGCAGCCTTAGCAACATGGTGGGAAGAAATTGGAGTTTGGCAAGAGCGTAATTGCTTGGCTTATGAAACCTCTCCTGATCGCATTAAACCACAGCAGGTTATCGAAACGCTTCATAAACTAACCAATGGTGATGCTTATGTTGCTTCCGATGTTGGACAACATCAGATGTTTGCTGCTTTGTATTATCCATTTAATAAACCACGTCGCTGGATTAATTCTGGTGGACTAGGAACTATGGGCTTTGGTTTGCCAGCAGCTCTTGGGGTTAAGTTTACACATCCTGATGAAGTGGTGGTTTGTGTTACTGGTGATGGCAGTATTCAGATGAATATTCAGGAGCTATCCACCGCATTGCAATACGATATCCCTGTAAAAATCATTAATTTGAATAACCGTTTCTTAGGAATGGTGAAGCAGTGGCAAGATATTATTTATCAAGGCCGTCATTCAAACTCTTATATGAGTTCAGTTCCTGATTTTGCCGCAATTGCTGAGGCGTATGGTCATGTAGGAATTCGTATTAATCATCCTGATGAGCTGGAATCAGGTTTAGAAAAGGCGCTTTCTCTAAAAGATCGCCTTGTGTTTGTGGATATTAATGTTGATGAAACAGAACACGTTTACCCAATGCAAATTAAAGGGGAAGCGATGGATAAAATGTGGCTAAGTAAAACGGAGAGAACCTAA